TACCCCAGGAGTATTCATACCATCCATACTAGCCTAATGGTAAAGTGAGGGGTAGTTGCCAATGATGAACTAATCTCACAGGTCATAAATCAGATAAATCAAGGAAACCATCAAGAGAAAGAGCACGAAGCAGGCATTATAAATCAGTCAGTTGAACTGATCAACTAGTCAGATGGATAAGTAGTTAATGAAAATCTTCTTCTCCCAATTCCTTATCtgtctctgatgttcagggttgtaacaacaatgctgcttgcagctggtgtggatgtgtaaggccaataacaccagcacacaggagggctgctaacacaggttttttgatctgcttttctaaggaaagcaacattaaggactttagaatctcactttaattaaacatacatgtatcattcacttagttcaggggaaaaagtcagcaccccgaacttcagagaatACATAAACAGAAGCTACAAGCAGAAATTCTATAAatggagcaaataacacaaatcagcagatggcTTCTGTCTGCccatagcaatacacacatagtttCTAGAGAGAGAAGCTTCAACATCTAGCTAGCTGTGGGACTACCAAGAGTCTTATCTGGTGAAATCAcatgaatgctcttccaatgagtgagcccccaaaacaaaatgctaatgtcAGAGAATTCTTCTTCAGAACACTTCTTCAGGCTCAGAGGgtatcacaatcatgtgactcaaactcatgtgacttaggctttcctgtgacttaagcaggtcatcaaagactcttgatttaatcaaagactcttgattgaaacagttaagactcaaaggcacttaattgccttagtgctgagaagcagtccaaaagaaaaaaaaacagcaaaaagtctcactttgcttgccattacaagggCCCAGTGGCTTCCTGTCTCACTAACCTGAacatctcctttctttctttcattatctACACCATATtgtctatcccctgagccactaTCTTCCCAGGAATCCATCTCTCACTCCTTGTATCTTTCCACTATATTGGTCCACTCACCTCTGGACAGAGTAATTTCCTAACTAGTTCCCTGCTCCCTGTGGGTTCCCCTGGTCAAAGGTCAGGTGCTTGGGGAAAAATGAATGATTCTGGGAAGAGGAAATACTATGGATACCTTCCTCATGTGAGCAATTGTAATAAAGTGGCTGTGAGGGTTTAGGGCATCTTAGTTGCTAGTACCCCTCTACTTTTGGAGCCTACCATAACCTACCGTAACCATACCTACAACACCCATTTTCTCATATTTTGGtgtaaaagaagagagggatgtCTGCATATAGATTTATACAATCAGAAACATCTTTCTTCTCAACGATGAGTTACAGGATTGGCTTTTTTatgttctttgcctctttttccataCTTTGATGACAGTTTTCCAGGAGACAAAACAGAGGTTAACTTCTTGGAATTGCGTTGTTGAGGGTGGAGACTGCTCTTGGAAGCCTGTTGATCCGTAGTTTCAGGCTCTGCTTAGGGTGCATCATCTTTAGGGTTTACTTCAGTAGACTGCTCCATCATTCCACAGTCCTTACTACATCTGAGAGAAGTGGGACCTGGAATAGACATAATATACTTGATCATTTTGCATGTCTGAGTGACTGCTGATGAAAAAGCTGTGCCATTGTAGGAATTCAGCACCAGCATGGGCAAGTAGTGTAGTAATGACCCTGCTTCAGACAACATCCTGAATAGGTACCCACAACCCTCAGAATATACCAAAGACCTCTGTATTGTGGCCCTGGTCCTACATCATCCATTAGCCAGCAGGATGCTTGGCTGTATCCTTCATGGTGTCTTACTGGCAAGTGGTTTTGTATGTGACATTGGAGCTGACAACTTCCACAGCCTTTGTGAATGGGCACCACAGTCACCTTGGGTAATGTGGAGGCTTCTTTTATGGATCCTCTGTTTATATTTAGCTAGAGTCCATGCCACCCCTGGTGACAACTTGCAAGACTGTTAAGATGGCCATATCACAGGAACATAAAAGAGTATTACATGCCTACCCAGGTAAAGGCAAACTGGTCATAGTCTTCTATCTGACTAGGACCTGAGAAGAATGCAGGGGCCAAGTCATCTACTGCATTCCAGTCTCTGAGAATGGCTACCAACATCTCTTTAATATTCACAAGGCCAGCCACCAAATTTACTTCTCTTTTCAGGCTGAGGTAATCTGTTGTCAGTCTCCAAGTGCCACTGTCCTTCCAGGATGTCCCAATAGCACTATAGAACTGAGGAATTGCTCAAAGACTCTGGCATTCAGCAATTCCTATATCAACCCCTGTCTATTTCACACACCTCTACCATGGGACTTGTACTACCCACCAAGCTGGGGCAACATTGGAAGAAAGCTGGGATATGGGCAATACTATAGGAGTGGAGCCACTCCTGGGGTGATCCAATCCATTAAGCTGTTTCAAGAAATTAgggtttttgttttagtttggttTTTTGGATATCAAATTGAATATTTTATCAACGTGGTAGTTGTCTGTGTAATATGTGAACACACATTTGCACACTCTGAATGATTGGCCTGGAAAAAAAGATGTCTAAGTACACCTaagaggaaaattaaaaataaaaaaactcctTAAGGTTTTCATTATTGTAGGCAATTATGTCCACATCACTTACAAAGCTATACCCAGATCTGTCTAAGGAAGCAGAAtttaggaggaggaaaaaaactttGGAGGAAATCCAACAGTGGCATAGCAGAGCTCTCAATATGAGAAAGCTGACATAATGTGGATGTTTCCTGTGAAATTTGTCTTTGCAAAATGTGGGGAGAAGTTTATCAATGGGCAGAAAATAAGAGAAGGCGGTGTGAAGTAGGCTTTTGTAGAGTCAATTTTCCTCACAGTATTGTGCAGGATCATCAAGAAAAATGCTTAGTCCTTCTCTGGAACCAGTTTCAGGACTTTTCCAATTGCGATGGTCTTCCCCTCATCTCTTAAGGTAAAACGTCCCATCTGAGGGAAATCTTTGAAGGTCTCAAGGCAGATGGTTCCTGCTGTCCTTAAACGGGCAATGCATACTTGATCTTGTTTGACAAAACGTGGTCGTGTCTTActtttttctcctgattttttGTCTACCAAGCAGATTAAGGCTGTTATCTCGACTTCTTCGATACAGGTATGAATGTGCAGCACTGCATTATAACCTGGGCAGATGATGGATTTGTGCTCAATAATCACTATCTGGGCATCAAACGTGCGTCCAGAATGACAAAGATTATTAGGATCACACAATATGAATCCTGGaagaatttcttcttcttcaattCCCTTCAGTCTAATCTTGAGGTTTTCACCTGGAGCTACAGAATCAGTTTCTACATCATCAGAAAGGATTCCAAGAACTTCCACATTGTGCTTGTTTGGCATCATCACAAGCTGCTGTCCTTTACAAATAGAGCCCGATTTAAGCTTTCCCAGGACCACAGTGCCCATATCCTTGTATTTATCCACAATTGGCAGCCTGATTGGTCCATCAACTGATCTGTTGAAGTTTGGCAAATTATCCAGATATGGAATAAATGGTAACCCAATGTACCAAGGACAGAAATCTGattgttctttaaggtttgcaccaGTAAATCCTGAGCAGGGCATGAAATGTATATCCTTTCTGGGATGGAAGCCAACTTTTTTCAAAAATGGCAGCAACTTTTCTTTACACTCTTCATATCTTTCATGGCTCCAGTTTACTGTTGGGTCATCCATCTTATTAATAAGCACTATTAAGTATTTTACACCTGCTGCTTTTGCCAACATAGCATGTTCTCTTGTCTGTCCTCCcttttcaaatccagtttcaaacTCTCCTTTCCGGGCAGAGATTACCAGAACAGCCAGATCAGCTTGAGAAGCACCACCAATCATGTCTGGGACAAAACTCTTGTGCCCGGGGGCGTCTAGGATGGTGAAGTGCTTCTTTTCTGTCTCAAAGTAGGCACGGCCCACTTCTACAGTTTTACCTTTGTCTCGCTCTTCCTG
The Trichosurus vulpecula isolate mTriVul1 chromosome X unlocalized genomic scaffold, mTriVul1.pri SUPER_X_unloc_2, whole genome shotgun sequence genome window above contains:
- the LOC118833176 gene encoding eukaryotic peptide chain release factor GTP-binding subunit ERF3A-like isoform X1 is translated as MDPGSSGGGGSSNCSSSTDSAPDCWDQADMEGQGPGAAPPAAAAAAAAAAAAAAEAQNLSAAFSRQLNINAKPFVPNVRAAEFVPPLRGPVQQPLPPPRPPARATGARGVGTRAGGPACGSFSRSVFYHDSSSAFSMELGVENGEAEMSPKESWEHKEEPSETKPGGGSLGDGGPPEESVPEMMMEEEEELPKPKSVIAPPGAPKKEHVNVVFIRHVDAGKSTIGGQIMYLTGMVDKRTLEKYEREAKEKNRETWYLSWALDTNQEERDKGKTVEVGRAYFETEKKHFTILDAPGHKSFVPDMIGGASQADLAVLVISARKGEFETGFEKGGQTREHAMLAKAAGVKYLIVLINKMDDPTVNWSHERYEECKEKLLPFLKKVGFHPRKDIHFMPCSGFTGANLKEQSDFCPWYIGLPFIPYLDNLPNFNRSVDGPIRLPIVDKYKDMGTVVLGKLKSGSICKGQQLVMMPNKHNVEVLGILSDDVETDSVAPGENLKIRLKGIEEEEILPGFILCDPNNLCHSGRTFDAQIVIIEHKSIICPGYNAVLHIHTCIEEVEITALICLVDKKSGEKSKTRPRFVKQDQVCIARLRTAGTICLETFKDFPQMGRFTLRDEGKTIAIGKVLKLVPEKD
- the LOC118833176 gene encoding eukaryotic peptide chain release factor GTP-binding subunit ERF3A-like isoform X2; this encodes MDPGSSGGGGSSNCSSSTDSAPDCWDQADMEGQGPGAAPPAAAAAAAAAAAAAAEAQNLSAAFSRQLNINAKPFVPNVRAAEFVPPLRGPVQQSVFYHDSSSAFSMELGVENGEAEMSPKESWEHKEEPSETKPGGGSLGDGGPPEESVPEMMMEEEEELPKPKSVIAPPGAPKKEHVNVVFIRHVDAGKSTIGGQIMYLTGMVDKRTLEKYEREAKEKNRETWYLSWALDTNQEERDKGKTVEVGRAYFETEKKHFTILDAPGHKSFVPDMIGGASQADLAVLVISARKGEFETGFEKGGQTREHAMLAKAAGVKYLIVLINKMDDPTVNWSHERYEECKEKLLPFLKKVGFHPRKDIHFMPCSGFTGANLKEQSDFCPWYIGLPFIPYLDNLPNFNRSVDGPIRLPIVDKYKDMGTVVLGKLKSGSICKGQQLVMMPNKHNVEVLGILSDDVETDSVAPGENLKIRLKGIEEEEILPGFILCDPNNLCHSGRTFDAQIVIIEHKSIICPGYNAVLHIHTCIEEVEITALICLVDKKSGEKSKTRPRFVKQDQVCIARLRTAGTICLETFKDFPQMGRFTLRDEGKTIAIGKVLKLVPEKD